From a single Oncorhynchus nerka isolate Pitt River linkage group LG11, Oner_Uvic_2.0, whole genome shotgun sequence genomic region:
- the LOC115146706 gene encoding CUB domain-containing protein 2-like — protein sequence MEEDLQKRPTSRGLSTLEKSLILLFVALTGACIGLVVIYFTDKNSVSTDEEVNSGCGGPQALKGPSGEFTSMNHPSSYDNGMSCSWHITVDPGM from the exons ATGGAGGAAGACCTACAGAAGAGGCCCACGTCCAGGGGTCTGAGTACCCTGGAGAAGAGCCTGATACTACTGTTTGTGGCTCTGACTGGCGCCTGCATCGGACTGGTGGTCATCTACTTCACTGACAAGAACAGCGTCTCCACTGATGAAG AGGTCAATTCAGGATGCGGGGGTCCTCAGGCACTCAAGGGCCCGTCGGGGGAGTTCACCAGCATGAATCACCCCAGTAGCTACGACAACGGCATGAGCTGCAGCTGGCACATCACTGTGGACCCAGGCATG